GAGACCCCTGGCCTTGTAGAAATCCACAAGGGGTTTGGTCTGCTCCTCGTACACCGCAAGACGTTTCCGGATAACCTCAGGGGTATCGTCCGGCCGCTGGACAAGCCTTCCCCCGCAGCGGTCGCACACCCCATCGTTGCGAGGAGGGCTCGAGATGAGATTGTACGGAGTCTGGCAGTTCTCGCACACCCTCCGGGCCGAGAGACGCCGCACGAGCTCTTCAGGGGGTATGTCAAAGTAGAGCACCGCATCGATGGAAACCCCGAGAGCTTTCAATATCTCCTCGAGAGCCTCGGCTTGCTTCAAGTTCCTCGGAAATCCATCAAGGATGAACCCATTGCGCACGTCATCCCGGGAAAGTCTTTCCTTCACAACCCCTATGACAACCTCATCAGGAACAAGCTGTCCCTCTCGAACAAAGGGCTCGGCTTTCTTTCCCCACTCCGTGCCCTCCTTAATGGCAAGACGGATGATGTCTCCTGTGGCAAGTTGAGGAATACCGAACTCCCCTTCAATTTTCTTTGCCTGTGTCCCTTTACC
The genomic region above belongs to Candidatus Caldatribacterium sp. and contains:
- a CDS encoding adenylate kinase, encoding MRIILLGPPGAGKGTQAKKIEGEFGIPQLATGDIIRLAIKEGTEWGKKAEPFVREGQLVPDEVVIGVVKERLSRDDVRNGFILDGFPRNLKQAEALEEILKALGVSIDAVLYFDIPPEELVRRLSARRVCENCQTPYNLISSPPRNDGVCDRCGGRLVQRPDDTPEVIRKRLAVYEEQTKPLVDFYKARGL